TTTGACAAACGAGTGGAGATGGACGCTTCTTATGTTAAGCGGCAGTCTCTTTTAGAAGACTTAACCATTATCTTAAAAACACCTTGGGCCATGCTTTCCGGCAAAGGAGCTTTATGAACGATACTTTAAACAAAAAAATCGAATTAGAAGTCACCACTTCATCAGACAAAGAAGCAAAAGCAACGGTTGAACCTAAAACAGTTCAACCAGAAGCAGAAGTAAAAACAGGTGAGATGAGTACAGGAAAAAAGCGGTTGGGTTTTAAATTCAAACTTCGTTTTTCCCGTAAAGCCCTTTTTCCGATAATTGGAATTTTGGTTTTCTTAATTGTTTTTCTAACTGTTTTTCTGGCTTTGCCTCTTTGGCGAATCAAGGCTGATTTTTCCCCTTTAATGGCCAATGCCCAAAAAACCGCGGCCGCTGCTCAAACTCAAAACTTAAATCAGGCAGTGACGGGTATTCAAGAGACCAGTCAAGACTTAGATAAATTAGCCAAGGATTACCGCTGGCTGGTTTGGCTGAAATTTGTTCCCTTAGTCAGAGGTTATTATTTTGACGGAGAACGCTTAATCAAAGGCGGTCATTATCTCCTCGAAGCCGCTGATGTTGGCATTAAAGGCCTTCAACCTTATGCTGATATCTTAGGTTTGGAAGGTGAAGAGAAAAAGACGATGGAGGAGATGACGATTGAAGAAAGATTGTTATTGGTTTTGGATACGGTTGATAAACTCCAGCCAAGTTTAGAAGAGATTGGCGGTAAACTGGAATTGGCCAGAGAAGAAATTGACCAGATTGATGCCAATCGTTATCCCCAGACTCTTTTTGGCAAAAATATCAGGGCCAATGTGGTAGCGATGATTAGCTCGATCGATGGCGCCGCCGAAATTATTCTGGAAGCTCGACCAGTAATCAGTTATCTCAAACCGCTTTTGGGTGTCCCTGAAGAAAAACGCTATCTTTTATTGTTCCAAAATGACGCCGAATTAAGACCAACCGGCGGTTTTCTGACGGCCTATGCCATCATGTCAGTTAAAAACGGCCAGATAACCCCGGTCAGCTCTCATGATATTTATTCTCTTGATGCTCAATTAGGTAACCGGGTCGAGGCCCCGAAACCGATTCTTGATTACCATAAGAATGTTTTTTACTGGCATCTTCGGGATATGAACCTTTCGCCGGATTTTGCTGAGTCAATGGCCACCTTTTGGGAAAACTACCAAAAGGTCGGTGACAAGGATGTTGACGCCATTATTGCCGTTGATACTAAGGTTTTGGCTGATCTTTTAAGGATTCTTGGTCAAATCGGTGTTCCGGGCTGGGGAAATTTCTCGGCTGATATTGACGAGCGTTGTGATTGCCCCCAAGTCGTTTATGAACTGGAATTACAGGCTGATAAACCGATTAGTGACTGGCGAGCCGAAAGAAAGGCCGTGATTGGTCCTTTGATGCACTCGATCTTATCCAACGCCATGGGTTCACCCCGGAAAAAATGGCCGGAATTCTTTAATGTCGCTTTGTCAGCTATCCAGGAGAAACACCTTTTAGTCTATTTCTTTGATGAAGAGCTTCAGCAAGCGATGGAAGCTCTAAATGCCGCGGGTAGAATCAAGGAAACCGACAAAGATTATTTCCATCTTAATGACTGTAATTTTGCCGGGGCCAAATCAAACATGTTTATCAAACAAGCGGTTAGACAAGAGATTGAGGTGGCGGGCGACGGCACGGTCACCAAAACCGTCACCATTGATTACCGCAACCCGGCTCCAGCTTCAAACTGTAATCTTGAAGCCGGCGAACTCTGTCTTAATGGTCTTTACCGAGATTGGGTTAGACTTTATGTCCCTCAAGGGAGTGAATTGATTGAAACGACCGGCGCGGAGATTGAAACCAAGGTTTATGATGATTTAGGCAAAACCGTTTTTGAAACCTTTTACGGCGACCAAGCGCCGCTAAGACCCGAAGGCACCAAACGATTGACCTTTAAATATAAACTGCCTTTTAAACTGGAAAAAGGTGATGATTACCAGCTTTTAATCCAAAAACAGCCCGGCACCTATAATCCCGAATACGAGATTACTCTTAATGGCCAGCAAGAGATTTTCGAACTGACCACTGATCGCCAGCTCCAATTAAGCCGCTAATCATGGGCAGAACCTACAAGACCGAAGGCATTATCCTCAAACGAATTAATTATGGTGAAGCCGATAAAATCCTGACCATTTACACCAAACATTACGGCAAGATCAGGGCCTTGGCCAAAGGCGTTAGGCGAGTGACCAGCCGTCGGAGCGGCAACGTTGAGCTTTTTAACCAGGCAATTCTTTTTCTTAACAAAGGCCGGAATTTTGATCTTCTGACCGAAGCCCAGGTCACGAAATCTTTTAAAGTCTGGCGAAGGGATCTTAAAAAAGTCGCTCTGGCCTATTACTTTGTCGAATTGGTCGATAAATTAACACCGGATGAACAGGCTAGTCAAGCCGTTTTCCAGCTTCTGAGTTATTATCTCAACCAACTAGGCACGGCTAACCTGCCAGAGCTGACCAGGAGCTTTGAAGAAGCCCTTTTGAGAGAGCTGGGCTTTGGTGTTCCCCAGGAGCTCAAGCAAGAGCCTGGCAGCCTTAAGGATTACATTGAAACGATTACCGAGAAAAAGATCAACAGTCAAGAGATTGCCAAGGAAATTGATTGACTTCCTGGCTGAAAATAAGCTATATTGACGATAGATGGCCGACTTAATGAATAAAATTGTTAGTCTTTGTAAAAGAAGGGGTTTTATCTATCCCGGTTCAGAAATCTATGGTGGTTTAGCTAATACCTGGGACTACGGACCTTTGGGAGTAGAATTAAAAAACAATCTCAAAAACAATTGGTGGCAGACTTTTATTCAAAAAAGAGAAGATCTTTTTGGTCTTGATGGTGGGATTCTCCTTAACCCGAAGATCTGGGAAACTTCAGGCCATACCACTGGTTTTATTGATGTTCTGGTTGAATGCAAGAGTTGCCATTGCCGTTTTCGGACTGATTCTCTTAAAGAAGCAACCAAATGCCCTGATTGCGGCGGTGAATTAACCAAACCTAAAAAATTTGTCCCGATGTTCAAGACTTTTATTGGTCCGGTGGAAAAAGAAGCGATGTTGGCTTATCTTCGACCCGAAACCGCCCAAGCGATTTTCGTTAATTTCAAAAACATTATTGATTCTTTTCATCCCCAGTTACCTTTTGGGATTGGTCAGATTGGCAAAGCTTTTAGAAACGAGATTACTTTAGGTAATTTCATTTTCAGGAGTTTGGAGTTTGAACAAATGGAAATTGAATATTTTGTTCTCAAAAAAGACTGGGAAAAATCTTTTGAAGAATGGAAAAAATTAATGGAAAAATGGATGACTGACTTGGGCGTCGCCAAAAAGAATCTTCGTTGGCGGCCCCACGGCAAAGATGAACTTTCTCATTATTCAGAACGAACCGAAGACTTAGAATACAAATTTCCTTTTGGTTTTAAAGAGCTTTTTGGTTTGGCTTACCGAACCGATTTTGATCTTAAGCAACACGCTGAAGCCAGTGGGGTTGATTTGACTTATCAGGACCAGAAAACTAACAAGAAATTTTATCCTCAGGTGGTCGAACCTTCTTTTGGTGTCGAACGAGCCCTTTTAGTCGCTTTGATTGACGCTTATCATGAAGAAAAGGATAAACAAGGTGTTCGAGTACTTTTATCTCTCAATCCTCATCTTTCTCCCTATAAAGTAGCGGTTTTTCCCCTTTTAGCTAATAAGCCAGATTTGGTGAAAGAAGCGAAGAAGGTTTACATGTTACTTCAACCTGATTTTGCTACCACCTGGGATGATCGTGGCAATATCGGTAAGCGCTATTATTCCCAAGATGAAATAGGGACGTTCCTTGGATGTACAGTAGATTTTCAAACACTTGAAGATCAGACAGTAACTTTAAGAAACAGAGAGACGATGAAACAAATAAGAGTAAAAATCTCTGATTTAAAAAAGACAATTCAAAAAATACTTGAAGGCGAAGAGTTTTTGAAGTTTGGTAAGTTGGTCAAATAATTTCAGCTATTTCTCTATCAGTTTTGACGACATTTTTCGATATTCTACTAAAATCAAAATCTAAGACTTTGCACATTTCTCTAAGGATATAAATAATGGGTTGACAAATTAATCAATTTATTTCAAGATAGATTAAGAAAATGAAAAAGAATTATTTGATTATTGGCGGGGTCATTATTCTTATCTTAATAATCGTTGGCGGTTTTTGGTTTTGGCGGAGTCGCCAAGCCAAAGAACC
This portion of the Patescibacteria group bacterium genome encodes:
- the recO gene encoding DNA repair protein RecO → MGRTYKTEGIILKRINYGEADKILTIYTKHYGKIRALAKGVRRVTSRRSGNVELFNQAILFLNKGRNFDLLTEAQVTKSFKVWRRDLKKVALAYYFVELVDKLTPDEQASQAVFQLLSYYLNQLGTANLPELTRSFEEALLRELGFGVPQELKQEPGSLKDYIETITEKKINSQEIAKEID
- a CDS encoding glycine--tRNA ligase, with protein sequence MNKIVSLCKRRGFIYPGSEIYGGLANTWDYGPLGVELKNNLKNNWWQTFIQKREDLFGLDGGILLNPKIWETSGHTTGFIDVLVECKSCHCRFRTDSLKEATKCPDCGGELTKPKKFVPMFKTFIGPVEKEAMLAYLRPETAQAIFVNFKNIIDSFHPQLPFGIGQIGKAFRNEITLGNFIFRSLEFEQMEIEYFVLKKDWEKSFEEWKKLMEKWMTDLGVAKKNLRWRPHGKDELSHYSERTEDLEYKFPFGFKELFGLAYRTDFDLKQHAEASGVDLTYQDQKTNKKFYPQVVEPSFGVERALLVALIDAYHEEKDKQGVRVLLSLNPHLSPYKVAVFPLLANKPDLVKEAKKVYMLLQPDFATTWDDRGNIGKRYYSQDEIGTFLGCTVDFQTLEDQTVTLRNRETMKQIRVKISDLKKTIQKILEGEEFLKFGKLVK
- a CDS encoding DUF4012 domain-containing protein — protein: MNDTLNKKIELEVTTSSDKEAKATVEPKTVQPEAEVKTGEMSTGKKRLGFKFKLRFSRKALFPIIGILVFLIVFLTVFLALPLWRIKADFSPLMANAQKTAAAAQTQNLNQAVTGIQETSQDLDKLAKDYRWLVWLKFVPLVRGYYFDGERLIKGGHYLLEAADVGIKGLQPYADILGLEGEEKKTMEEMTIEERLLLVLDTVDKLQPSLEEIGGKLELAREEIDQIDANRYPQTLFGKNIRANVVAMISSIDGAAEIILEARPVISYLKPLLGVPEEKRYLLLFQNDAELRPTGGFLTAYAIMSVKNGQITPVSSHDIYSLDAQLGNRVEAPKPILDYHKNVFYWHLRDMNLSPDFAESMATFWENYQKVGDKDVDAIIAVDTKVLADLLRILGQIGVPGWGNFSADIDERCDCPQVVYELELQADKPISDWRAERKAVIGPLMHSILSNAMGSPRKKWPEFFNVALSAIQEKHLLVYFFDEELQQAMEALNAAGRIKETDKDYFHLNDCNFAGAKSNMFIKQAVRQEIEVAGDGTVTKTVTIDYRNPAPASNCNLEAGELCLNGLYRDWVRLYVPQGSELIETTGAEIETKVYDDLGKTVFETFYGDQAPLRPEGTKRLTFKYKLPFKLEKGDDYQLLIQKQPGTYNPEYEITLNGQQEIFELTTDRQLQLSR